A DNA window from bacterium contains the following coding sequences:
- a CDS encoding IPT/TIG domain-containing protein yields MRKLSLTLTLLTTISMVGCRFPGGLPTLNQPGLGTIEGTAVRQPAPPFAGRVTFAQRSALTSMTDVASGATVSLINTGTNQTVSTALTNANGEFVLNFSNGYVADPTATYFLEAVKGMNANQAGNHAVRVRTIAKYSTGWTSITSATPGSGTVISPSTTALSIGAGLVNGNPNPFNFSSLVGSLTGGATGAYQAVSGLSADEHTAILGLVETILADGQDPVANVGMTRDDGQTHWTRLNVAPVITAFTPAQAMVAASVTVSGSGFSPIAASNILKFNGEAAVPTSASTTGLTTNVPAGATSGPTSLQVGNLSVLGPNFSVLPTISDFAPKQGEPGTLVTLTGTGFDGKVRTNNLVEFDGVAGTITEAKATSLKVLVPAGAGNGRITVTVNGQPVTTTDTYLAVSVIRTVAGTWAPKSTLAADWQAPYQTMAFDADGNLYTAASALNLVFKISTSGILTTVAGNGITGFDGDGGPATAAKLNNPQGVAVDAQGNLYIADTDNHCIRKVTNGVITTVAGNGASGFSGNGGPATSAKLYYPQGVAVDATGNLYIADTNNQRIRKVTNGTISTVAGNGSYGYDGDDKAATSARLAYPRGVAVDASDNLYIADTNNGRIRKVSNGTIATVAGRPASSGALAGGNALSIALGAPSAVAEAKNGDLYIADSNNDVVWKLSQGNLSVVDTGTEELSYPLGVAEAKNGDLYIADSGNNRVLKVTSDGTTSVVEIDGMYQPNAVAVDKDDALYVSSGDSKKVIKVEGETITTVYTDDNKRPRGVAVDATGNLYLAIANEPQVLKVSLDGTVTVVAGTGGYGYSGDGGLATYARIGKSNGLAVDASGNLYIADRENSVIRKVDLKTGLISTVVGNGMDGYSGDGGAPAKAQLDEPQGLAMGASGTLYIADTDNRVVRSIGF; encoded by the coding sequence ATGCGCAAGCTGAGTCTCACATTGACTCTCCTCACCACCATCTCGATGGTTGGTTGCCGCTTTCCGGGCGGCCTTCCCACCCTCAACCAGCCGGGCCTGGGAACGATCGAAGGCACTGCCGTCCGCCAGCCGGCCCCGCCCTTCGCTGGCCGCGTGACCTTCGCCCAGCGCTCCGCGCTGACGAGCATGACGGATGTCGCCAGCGGCGCGACCGTCTCGTTGATCAACACCGGCACCAACCAGACCGTCTCGACGGCCCTGACAAACGCCAACGGCGAGTTCGTCCTCAACTTCTCCAACGGCTACGTGGCCGACCCCACCGCGACCTACTTCCTCGAAGCGGTCAAGGGCATGAACGCCAACCAGGCTGGAAACCACGCGGTGCGCGTGCGGACGATCGCCAAGTACAGCACCGGCTGGACCAGCATCACCAGCGCCACCCCCGGCAGCGGCACGGTGATCAGCCCTTCGACCACCGCCCTCTCCATCGGCGCGGGGCTCGTCAACGGCAACCCGAATCCCTTCAATTTCTCGTCCTTGGTAGGCTCCTTGACCGGGGGCGCCACCGGGGCGTACCAGGCGGTCAGCGGACTTTCGGCCGATGAGCACACCGCCATCCTGGGCCTGGTCGAGACCATCCTGGCCGATGGGCAGGACCCGGTCGCCAACGTCGGGATGACCCGGGACGATGGGCAAACCCACTGGACCCGGCTCAACGTGGCTCCGGTCATCACCGCCTTCACCCCGGCTCAAGCCATGGTCGCTGCGAGCGTGACCGTGAGCGGCTCGGGCTTCAGCCCGATCGCCGCCAGCAACATCCTCAAGTTCAACGGCGAGGCAGCCGTGCCCACGAGCGCGAGCACGACCGGCCTGACGACGAATGTCCCGGCTGGTGCGACCTCAGGGCCGACCTCTCTCCAGGTCGGTAACTTGAGCGTCCTCGGGCCCAACTTCTCGGTCCTGCCGACGATCAGCGACTTCGCCCCCAAGCAGGGTGAGCCCGGAACGCTCGTCACCCTCACGGGAACGGGCTTCGACGGCAAGGTCCGGACGAACAACCTGGTCGAGTTCGACGGGGTTGCCGGCACAATCACCGAGGCCAAGGCGACCAGCCTCAAGGTCCTGGTCCCCGCGGGGGCTGGCAACGGCCGTATCACCGTGACGGTCAACGGCCAGCCGGTCACGACCACCGACACCTATTTGGCCGTCTCCGTCATCCGGACGGTTGCCGGCACCTGGGCGCCCAAGTCGACGTTGGCCGCCGACTGGCAGGCGCCCTATCAAACCATGGCCTTCGACGCCGACGGCAATCTCTACACCGCCGCATCGGCTCTCAACCTGGTGTTCAAGATTTCCACGTCGGGGATTCTCACGACCGTGGCAGGAAACGGCATCACGGGATTTGACGGGGACGGCGGGCCCGCCACTGCCGCCAAGCTGAACAATCCTCAGGGCGTGGCCGTGGATGCCCAGGGCAACCTCTACATCGCCGATACGGACAACCACTGCATCCGTAAGGTCACAAACGGTGTGATCACGACCGTGGCCGGAAACGGCGCGTCGGGATTCTCGGGGAACGGCGGGCCTGCCACCAGCGCCAAGCTGTACTATCCTCAAGGCGTGGCCGTGGACGCAACGGGCAACCTCTACATCGCCGATACGAACAATCAACGCATCCGCAAGGTCACCAACGGCACGATCTCGACCGTGGCCGGAAACGGCAGCTACGGATACGACGGAGACGACAAGGCAGCCACCAGCGCCAGGCTGGCCTATCCTCGTGGCGTGGCCGTGGACGCATCGGACAACCTCTACATCGCCGATACGAACAATGGCCGCATCCGAAAGGTCAGCAACGGGACGATCGCGACCGTGGCCGGCCGCCCCGCTTCTAGCGGAGCCCTCGCGGGCGGAAACGCCCTGAGCATTGCGCTCGGCGCCCCCTCGGCGGTGGCGGAAGCCAAGAATGGCGACCTCTACATCGCCGATTCGAACAACGACGTGGTCTGGAAACTCAGCCAGGGCAACCTCTCGGTCGTGGATACCGGCACCGAGGAGCTGAGCTATCCCCTGGGCGTGGCGGAGGCCAAGAATGGCGACCTCTACATCGCCGATTCGGGCAACAATCGAGTCCTCAAGGTCACAAGCGACGGCACCACCTCGGTCGTTGAGATTGACGGCATGTACCAGCCCAACGCCGTGGCGGTGGACAAGGACGACGCGCTCTACGTCTCCAGCGGGGACAGTAAGAAGGTCATCAAGGTCGAAGGCGAGACCATCACGACCGTATACACCGACGACAACAAGCGCCCTCGCGGCGTGGCGGTGGATGCCACGGGCAACCTCTATCTCGCCATCGCGAACGAGCCCCAGGTCCTCAAGGTCAGCCTCGACGGCACCGTCACGGTCGTGGCCGGAACCGGCGGCTACGGGTACTCGGGGGACGGCGGGCTGGCCACCTACGCTCGAATTGGCAAATCGAACGGCCTGGCGGTGGACGCCTCGGGCAACCTCTACATCGCCGACAGGGAAAACAGTGTCATCCGCAAGGTCGACCTGAAAACCGGCCTGATCTCGACCGTGGTCGGGAACGGCATGGACGGGTACTCGGGCGACGGCGGCGCGCCCGCCAAGGCCCAACTGGACGAACCGCAGGGCCTGGCGATGGGTGCATCGGGCACCCTCTACATCGCCGATACCGATAACCGGGTCGTTCGTTCCATCGGGTTCTAA
- a CDS encoding NHLP bacteriocin export ABC transporter permease/ATPase subunit yields the protein MREDREAVMPLAGDAPLRLDDPSALFRVAHGEVAVFALVGESDSLPGARRPLFTVAEGGVLGGVAPDIGAFEVVAVALGAARLLRIEATDLERAEALLRWGASIATLAPEAPEAASPAPEAGRIALEPGESIRFEAGCWVMAVSGQAACFGLNEAALTPELGPVPMGEGAWLRAQGAIELLALGPSELAEPAQLEAGRRALAGFAHRAIVRRLATLETADAARIAGRMDAEARAMGRAHRDLAGILEPIGDPAPQGDPLFAALSAIGAASQISFQRPAAGASSPARDPFKAIMRASHVRYRRVRLSGDWWRRDSGPMLAYRLEDRQPIALLPLSPGRYAYLDPATGARLPVDAEVARGLRTHGIVFYRPFADQPLTQKDLLAFAWDVIRSEAHVVLAVAALSAALGVVVPHATYWLLTAVIPSGDRQLLFELGIALFVISAALPALRLVQDYAVLRAETRAEAALNAALWDRVLGMQPQFFRETPAGDLAQRMNTISQLRRALAGTTVQSVISGVFSVTFLAQLFFYSTPMALAGLLVGVLIVAYMGMSAKLTLRERQRVGRPAANTQALVVNYIDGLSKIRVARAEAQAFANVVASYAVNEREDFLVQRYQDRLTLFIEVAPLLAMALFYAGFAAQTSVPGGTSQMGAFIAFSAAFGSFLTGTLGMGNALGNLIDTERKWRKLMRFVNAPLETKRGGLDPGPLAGGIAFKRLAFRYGPKAPYVLRDLSLDIAPGEFVAIVGASGSGKSTLLRLLLGFESAESGKIYLDGNDFAGLDLQAVRRQIGTVLQHDRISRGTLYDNVAVGQGLTYAQVRAACEAAGLDEDLLAMPMGLYTTINEGGSNLSAGQRQRLLIARALARKPSILLFDEATSALDGKTQATISQSLRRLACTRITVAHRLSTIRQADRILVLEGGAIAQEGDFATLSQADGPFRQLMENQLL from the coding sequence ATGCGTGAGGACCGAGAGGCGGTGATGCCCCTTGCCGGTGATGCGCCGCTGCGCCTCGACGACCCGAGCGCCCTTTTCCGGGTCGCGCATGGGGAGGTTGCGGTCTTCGCGCTGGTCGGCGAGAGCGATTCTCTCCCCGGCGCCCGGCGCCCCCTCTTCACCGTCGCCGAGGGCGGGGTGCTCGGCGGGGTCGCACCCGACATTGGCGCTTTCGAGGTGGTGGCGGTGGCGCTCGGCGCCGCGCGCCTGCTCCGGATAGAGGCGACTGATCTGGAGCGTGCCGAGGCCTTGCTGCGCTGGGGGGCGAGCATCGCAACGCTTGCGCCCGAGGCCCCCGAAGCCGCCTCGCCGGCGCCTGAGGCCGGTCGTATCGCGCTCGAACCGGGCGAGAGCATTCGCTTCGAGGCAGGCTGCTGGGTCATGGCGGTGAGCGGACAGGCCGCCTGCTTTGGCCTGAACGAGGCGGCGCTCACGCCCGAGCTGGGGCCGGTGCCCATGGGAGAAGGCGCCTGGCTGCGCGCACAGGGGGCGATCGAGCTACTCGCGCTCGGTCCGAGTGAACTCGCCGAGCCGGCGCAGCTGGAAGCGGGACGCCGGGCGCTTGCAGGCTTTGCGCATCGAGCGATTGTTCGCCGCCTTGCAACGCTCGAAACGGCCGACGCCGCCCGGATCGCAGGTCGCATGGACGCTGAGGCGCGAGCCATGGGACGAGCCCACCGCGACCTCGCGGGCATTCTCGAACCGATCGGGGATCCCGCGCCGCAGGGCGACCCGCTGTTTGCGGCCCTCTCGGCCATCGGCGCCGCTTCGCAGATCTCCTTCCAGCGGCCGGCGGCCGGCGCGAGCAGCCCCGCCCGGGATCCGTTCAAGGCGATCATGCGCGCCTCCCACGTGCGCTACCGCCGGGTACGGCTGAGCGGCGACTGGTGGCGCCGGGACAGCGGGCCGATGCTCGCCTATCGCCTGGAGGACAGGCAGCCCATCGCCTTGCTGCCGCTCTCGCCCGGCCGATACGCCTACCTGGATCCCGCGACCGGCGCGCGCCTGCCGGTCGACGCCGAGGTCGCGCGCGGGCTTCGCACCCATGGGATCGTCTTCTACCGCCCGTTCGCGGATCAGCCCCTCACCCAGAAGGATCTGCTCGCCTTCGCCTGGGACGTGATCCGCTCGGAGGCCCACGTGGTCCTCGCGGTCGCTGCCCTCTCGGCGGCGCTCGGCGTCGTGGTGCCCCATGCCACTTACTGGTTGCTGACGGCCGTCATCCCGAGCGGCGATCGCCAGCTCCTGTTCGAACTCGGCATCGCGCTCTTCGTGATCTCGGCGGCCCTGCCCGCCCTGCGCCTGGTCCAGGACTACGCGGTTCTGAGGGCCGAAACGCGGGCCGAGGCGGCCCTCAACGCCGCGCTGTGGGACCGGGTGCTTGGCATGCAGCCGCAGTTCTTCCGCGAGACGCCCGCCGGGGATCTGGCCCAGCGCATGAACACCATCAGCCAGCTCAGGCGCGCGCTCGCGGGTACGACCGTTCAGAGCGTGATCAGCGGGGTCTTCTCCGTGACCTTCCTCGCTCAGCTCTTCTTCTACAGCACCCCGATGGCCTTGGCAGGCCTGCTGGTCGGGGTCCTGATCGTGGCCTACATGGGGATGTCGGCCAAGCTCACCCTGCGCGAGCGCCAGCGCGTCGGCCGGCCAGCGGCCAACACGCAGGCCCTGGTCGTCAACTACATCGACGGCCTCTCCAAGATCCGGGTCGCCAGGGCCGAGGCGCAGGCCTTCGCCAACGTCGTCGCCTCGTACGCCGTCAACGAGCGTGAGGACTTCCTGGTGCAGCGCTACCAGGATCGCCTGACCCTGTTCATCGAGGTGGCGCCCCTGCTCGCCATGGCCCTGTTCTACGCGGGCTTCGCCGCCCAGACGAGCGTCCCGGGGGGAACCTCCCAGATGGGGGCCTTCATCGCCTTCAGCGCGGCCTTCGGGAGCTTCCTCACAGGGACCCTGGGGATGGGGAATGCCCTCGGCAACCTGATCGACACCGAGCGGAAGTGGCGCAAGCTGATGCGCTTCGTGAACGCGCCGCTCGAAACCAAACGCGGCGGCCTGGATCCGGGTCCCCTGGCGGGGGGCATCGCTTTCAAGCGCCTCGCCTTCCGCTACGGCCCAAAGGCTCCCTACGTCTTGCGCGACCTCTCGCTCGACATCGCCCCGGGGGAGTTCGTCGCCATCGTCGGTGCCTCGGGGTCGGGCAAGTCCACCCTGCTGCGCCTCCTGCTCGGGTTCGAGAGCGCCGAGTCGGGCAAGATCTACCTAGACGGCAACGACTTCGCGGGGCTCGACCTCCAGGCGGTGCGCCGGCAGATCGGAACCGTGCTGCAGCACGACCGGATCAGCCGAGGCACCCTCTACGACAACGTCGCGGTGGGCCAGGGGCTCACCTATGCGCAGGTGCGCGCGGCCTGCGAGGCTGCGGGCCTCGACGAGGACTTGTTGGCCATGCCCATGGGCCTCTACACCACGATCAACGAGGGGGGCAGCAACCTCTCGGCGGGCCAGCGTCAGCGGCTTCTCATCGCGCGCGCCCTCGCGCGCAAGCCCTCCATCCTGCTCTTCGACGAGGCCACCAGCGCCCTGGACGGCAAGACGCAGGCGACGATCAGCCAGAGCCTTCGCCGGCTTGCGTGCACGCGGATCACCGTGGCCCACCGCCTCAGCACCATCCGCCAGGCGGACCGCATCCTCGTCCTGGAAGGGGGCGCCATCGCCCAGGAGGGGGACTTCGCGACCCTCTCCCAGGCGGACGGCCCCTTCCGGCAGCTCATGGAGAACCAGCTCCTATGA
- a CDS encoding dienelactone hydrolase family protein, which produces MSRHLVLAMATLGVLMSPAPADAKIVKETVSYRQDGQTFEGLLVFDDAHKGKRPAVMVVHEWWGLNDYPKRRAEELAKLGYVAFAADMYGKGVVARTPDEAGKLAGALRRDRALMRARARAAWDVLAARPEVDPARMAAMGYCFGGGVALELARSGVDMAGTVSFHGSLDTPNPTASHFKGKVLVLHGAEDKAVTMQDVLAFQDEMRRGHVNYQINLYGGAVHAFTNPAAGNDPSKGVAYDAQADKRSWEALLLFLREIFGGA; this is translated from the coding sequence ATGAGTCGACATCTTGTTCTCGCGATGGCCACGCTGGGGGTGCTCATGAGCCCTGCGCCAGCCGACGCGAAAATCGTCAAGGAAACGGTGTCCTACCGCCAGGACGGCCAGACCTTCGAGGGCCTGCTCGTGTTCGACGACGCCCACAAGGGCAAGCGTCCTGCCGTGATGGTGGTCCACGAGTGGTGGGGCTTGAACGACTATCCCAAGCGCCGTGCCGAGGAGCTGGCCAAGCTTGGCTACGTGGCCTTCGCCGCCGACATGTACGGCAAGGGCGTGGTGGCGCGCACCCCCGATGAGGCAGGCAAGCTGGCCGGCGCCTTGCGGCGCGATCGCGCCCTGATGCGCGCCCGGGCCCGGGCGGCCTGGGACGTGCTCGCGGCGCGCCCCGAGGTGGATCCCGCCCGGATGGCCGCCATGGGCTACTGCTTCGGGGGTGGCGTGGCCCTTGAGCTTGCGCGCAGCGGCGTCGACATGGCCGGCACCGTGAGCTTCCACGGCAGCCTCGATACGCCCAACCCGACGGCGAGCCACTTCAAGGGCAAGGTCCTCGTGCTGCACGGCGCCGAGGACAAGGCCGTGACCATGCAGGACGTGCTCGCCTTCCAGGACGAGATGCGTCGAGGTCACGTGAACTACCAGATCAACCTCTATGGGGGGGCGGTTCACGCCTTCACGAACCCGGCGGCTGGGAACGACCCTTCCAAGGGCGTCGCCTACGACGCCCAGGCCGATAAGCGATCGTGGGAGGCGCTGCTGCTGTTCCTCCGCGAGATCTTCGGGGGGGCTTGA
- a CDS encoding TolC family protein, whose translation MRRSFLVCCLLVVLGSAGGPAIALEGELSLREAIAHARSFSPTLKAGKLLIAQTEASQRGAEAERWPRLLLSSALSQTGKDTGVAFAQGAWDTKLSLNQRLFDAFLAQDAQQQTALARRRAEAEFEAADLALQYEVARTYFDVLRAQALEAASRVDIQQAKAQLEVAKMRLKGGVSTELDVLQVQALVASAEDRRLQAQATLDAAQLAFATLLGQSGTSIHPDAKAVLLPLEMPPASASSALTQRPELRALDVGRQLQELVVRQRSRAKLPTLEAAGNLGASPYGGASYGVTGTLSWTLLDSGRIGAQVQQAEQDAARAAAILDAGRLSATLDIQRAQAALHAFQGRTQLTQQQLAAANRALQLARMRFERGVGTNLEMIQALTALNQAQSAAIAAKFDGFAAQLKLAQALALPVEALSP comes from the coding sequence ATGAGGCGCTCCTTCCTCGTCTGCTGTCTGCTCGTAGTCCTCGGTTCGGCTGGGGGCCCTGCGATCGCGCTTGAGGGCGAGCTCTCGCTGCGTGAGGCGATCGCCCACGCCCGGAGCTTCAGCCCGACCTTGAAGGCGGGCAAGTTGCTGATCGCCCAGACCGAGGCGAGTCAGCGCGGCGCCGAGGCTGAGCGCTGGCCGCGCCTGCTGCTCAGCAGCGCTCTCTCGCAAACGGGCAAGGACACGGGGGTGGCCTTCGCCCAGGGGGCCTGGGACACCAAGCTTTCCCTGAATCAGCGTTTGTTCGACGCGTTCTTGGCGCAGGACGCGCAACAACAGACTGCCCTCGCAAGGCGAAGGGCGGAGGCCGAATTCGAGGCCGCGGACCTCGCCCTCCAGTACGAGGTGGCCCGCACCTACTTCGACGTCCTGCGCGCGCAAGCCCTGGAGGCCGCGAGCCGCGTGGACATCCAGCAGGCCAAGGCTCAGCTCGAAGTCGCGAAGATGCGCCTCAAGGGCGGCGTCAGCACCGAGCTCGACGTCCTGCAGGTCCAGGCCCTGGTCGCGAGTGCTGAGGACCGCAGGCTCCAGGCGCAAGCGACCCTCGATGCCGCGCAGCTGGCCTTCGCGACCCTGCTGGGCCAGTCGGGCACCTCGATCCACCCCGACGCGAAGGCGGTCCTCTTGCCGCTCGAGATGCCGCCCGCGAGCGCGTCGAGCGCTCTGACGCAGCGTCCGGAGCTTCGCGCGCTGGATGTCGGTCGGCAGTTGCAGGAGCTCGTCGTCCGCCAGCGATCGCGCGCCAAGCTGCCGACCCTCGAAGCCGCAGGAAATCTCGGCGCGAGCCCCTACGGTGGGGCGAGCTACGGGGTGACGGGGACCCTGAGCTGGACTTTGCTCGACTCCGGGCGCATCGGCGCCCAGGTCCAGCAGGCCGAGCAAGACGCGGCCCGCGCCGCCGCGATCCTGGATGCAGGGAGACTCTCAGCCACGCTCGATATCCAGCGGGCCCAGGCCGCCCTGCATGCGTTCCAGGGGCGCACCCAGCTGACGCAGCAACAACTGGCGGCCGCGAACCGGGCGCTGCAACTGGCGCGCATGCGCTTCGAGCGTGGGGTCGGGACCAATCTCGAGATGATCCAGGCCCTCACCGCCCTCAACCAGGCTCAGAGTGCTGCGATCGCAGCCAAGTTCGACGGCTTCGCCGCCCAGCTCAAGCTAGCCCAGGCCCTCGCCCTGCCCGTGGAGGCCCTGTCCCCCTGA
- a CDS encoding DUF488 domain-containing protein, whose product MTIALKRAYEAPAPEDGDRFLVDRLWPRGVTKEHLKLSAWLKDLGPSTELRRWFGHKPERWREFEARYRDELSSKAEALSPLLAAARHGHITLVYGAKDTEHNQAVVLKRVIEEHLKARR is encoded by the coding sequence ATGACGATCGCCTTGAAGCGTGCCTATGAGGCACCTGCCCCTGAGGACGGGGATCGCTTCCTGGTCGATCGCCTCTGGCCAAGAGGGGTCACGAAAGAGCACCTGAAACTGAGCGCCTGGCTCAAGGACCTGGGGCCGAGCACGGAGCTGCGACGCTGGTTCGGTCACAAGCCCGAGCGGTGGCGCGAGTTCGAGGCGCGCTATCGTGATGAGCTGTCATCCAAGGCAGAGGCCCTGAGCCCGCTCCTTGCGGCTGCGCGCCATGGGCACATCACGCTGGTCTACGGCGCGAAGGACACGGAGCACAACCAGGCGGTGGTCCTGAAGCGCGTCATCGAGGAGCACTTGAAGGCGAGGCGCTGA
- a CDS encoding NHLP family bacteriocin export ABC transporter peptidase/permease/ATPase subunit: protein MRFTSLPGRRARVVRTPLRFQLEAVECGAVALGIVLAYFGRKVPPAELRAACGVSRNGNSASSMLKAARRYGLMAKAFHMEPERLSELPVPQIVFWNFTHFLVVEGFKGDTVYVNDPAHGRRRLAMAEFVKGYTGLVILLQPGPEFQRGGTGLGVVGPLVSRLKSSRRALLFLILLGALLVVPGLAVPLTTRIFVDHVLVLQRSEWLNPLLLGMLAIAVLRGVLTQLRLYHLNRLKTSLAARMSQGFLRHLLSLPPSFYAQRFPGAIAIRFQLNSRLATLLSGRLATTAIDLLMIVFYGGMMLLYDPLLSSIVFAAGALNLLVLAWIGRLRVTANMRVAQEQGELAGIGLAGFQAIESLKASASEGIFFGQWAGHQAKVLKANQRLAALEIAVGSIPSLLSSLATATVVVVGGARVMEGHLTMGILVAFQTMVGSFLGPINGLATLGASLQAVLSDLAQLEDVLAEPADEAIQGPLDAQSETKRLQGALSVSDLSFGFSPTDPPLVEGFSLSLAPGQRVALVGASGSGKSTVAKLVAGLYRPWAGSIRFDGRERHAIPEAVLAQSLALVEQDVVLFAGSVRDNLTMWDRSVPEADLLRALADVELLEDVLAMPKGLDAALFEGGKNLSGGQRQRLEIARALVRDPAILILDEAFSSLDSRTERRIDRNLRARGCTCLVVAHRLSTLRDCDEILVLSQGTVVERGTHEALYARGGLYADLIAMELGEAQEVSHA from the coding sequence GTGCGATTTACTAGCCTCCCGGGCCGCCGGGCGCGGGTCGTTCGGACGCCCCTGCGCTTCCAGCTAGAGGCGGTCGAGTGCGGGGCCGTTGCCCTCGGCATCGTGCTCGCCTATTTCGGCCGCAAGGTGCCGCCGGCTGAGCTTCGGGCCGCGTGCGGCGTTTCGCGCAACGGCAACAGCGCTTCGAGCATGCTCAAGGCCGCCCGTCGTTATGGCCTGATGGCCAAGGCCTTCCATATGGAGCCCGAGCGGCTCAGCGAGCTGCCCGTGCCGCAGATCGTCTTCTGGAACTTCACCCACTTCCTGGTGGTGGAGGGCTTCAAGGGCGACACGGTCTACGTCAACGACCCGGCCCACGGTCGCCGCAGGCTCGCCATGGCCGAGTTCGTGAAGGGCTACACGGGCCTTGTGATCCTGCTCCAGCCGGGGCCAGAGTTTCAGCGGGGGGGAACCGGCCTCGGGGTCGTCGGTCCGCTCGTTTCGCGGCTGAAGAGCTCGCGGCGCGCCCTGCTCTTCCTCATTCTGCTGGGTGCGCTGTTGGTGGTGCCGGGGCTCGCCGTGCCCCTGACCACCCGGATCTTCGTGGACCACGTGCTGGTCCTGCAGCGCTCGGAGTGGCTCAATCCCCTGCTCTTGGGGATGCTTGCGATTGCCGTGCTCAGGGGCGTGCTGACGCAGCTGCGCCTCTACCACTTGAACCGCCTCAAGACCTCGCTTGCGGCCCGCATGTCCCAGGGTTTCCTGCGGCACCTTCTGAGCCTGCCGCCTTCTTTCTACGCTCAGCGCTTCCCCGGCGCGATCGCCATCCGCTTCCAGCTCAACAGCCGCCTGGCGACCCTGCTCTCGGGGCGCCTGGCCACCACCGCCATCGACCTGCTGATGATCGTGTTCTACGGCGGCATGATGCTGCTGTACGACCCGCTGCTTTCGAGCATCGTCTTTGCCGCAGGGGCCCTGAACCTGCTCGTCCTCGCCTGGATCGGGCGCCTGCGCGTGACCGCCAACATGCGGGTGGCCCAGGAGCAAGGGGAGCTGGCGGGCATCGGGCTTGCAGGCTTCCAGGCCATCGAGAGCCTGAAGGCGTCGGCGAGCGAGGGGATCTTCTTCGGCCAGTGGGCGGGTCATCAGGCCAAGGTCCTCAAGGCCAACCAGCGCCTCGCCGCGCTCGAGATCGCGGTCGGGAGCATCCCCAGCCTGCTCTCCTCGCTGGCCACGGCGACGGTCGTGGTGGTCGGGGGCGCGCGGGTCATGGAGGGGCACCTCACCATGGGCATCCTGGTCGCCTTCCAGACCATGGTCGGCTCCTTCCTCGGCCCCATCAACGGCTTGGCGACCCTCGGCGCCTCTTTGCAGGCCGTGCTCTCCGACCTGGCTCAGCTGGAGGACGTCCTGGCCGAGCCCGCGGACGAGGCCATCCAGGGGCCCTTGGACGCCCAGTCCGAGACCAAGCGTCTGCAAGGGGCCCTTTCCGTCTCGGACCTCTCGTTCGGCTTCAGCCCCACGGATCCGCCTCTGGTCGAAGGCTTCAGCCTCTCGCTCGCTCCGGGCCAGCGCGTCGCCCTGGTGGGGGCCTCGGGGTCGGGCAAGTCCACCGTGGCGAAGCTGGTGGCGGGGCTCTACCGGCCCTGGGCCGGTTCGATCCGGTTCGACGGCCGAGAGCGCCACGCGATCCCCGAGGCGGTCCTCGCCCAGTCCCTCGCCCTGGTGGAGCAGGACGTGGTGCTCTTTGCGGGGAGCGTCCGCGACAACCTGACCATGTGGGATCGCTCGGTGCCGGAGGCCGACCTGCTCCGGGCTCTCGCGGACGTCGAACTGCTCGAAGACGTGCTCGCCATGCCCAAGGGCCTGGATGCCGCCCTGTTCGAGGGGGGCAAGAACCTCTCGGGAGGCCAGCGACAGCGCCTCGAGATCGCCCGCGCCCTGGTGCGGGACCCTGCGATCCTGATCCTGGACGAGGCCTTCAGCTCCCTCGACTCGCGGACCGAGCGGCGCATCGACCGCAACCTCCGCGCGCGTGGCTGCACGTGCCTGGTCGTTGCCCACCGGCTCAGCACCCTCAGGGACTGCGACGAGATCCTGGTCCTCTCGCAGGGGACGGTCGTCGAACGCGGCACCCACGAGGCCCTTTACGCACGAGGCGGCCTCTATGCAGACCTGATCGCCATGGAACTCGGCGAGGCCCAAGAGGTGTCGCATGCGTGA
- a CDS encoding ATP-binding protein yields MEAQDPTRQKAQAPTLHLVCGKIAAGKSTLTRKLAAAPKTVLISEDEWLNRLYPGEISALADYVRCTTRLRDAMSGHIEQLLRAGLSVVLDFPANTRGSRQWMRELVEKVQATHCLHYLDVSDEECKARLRLRNETGAHEFKTSDAEFDAITKYFVPPFPDEGFTVVTYR; encoded by the coding sequence ATGGAAGCTCAAGATCCAACCCGACAGAAGGCCCAAGCTCCGACGCTGCACCTGGTGTGCGGAAAGATCGCGGCGGGAAAGTCGACGTTGACCCGTAAACTGGCGGCTGCCCCGAAGACCGTCCTGATCAGCGAGGACGAATGGCTCAATCGCCTCTATCCGGGTGAGATAAGCGCCCTCGCGGACTATGTTCGCTGCACGACGCGGCTACGCGATGCCATGAGCGGTCATATCGAGCAATTGCTGCGTGCCGGCCTCTCGGTGGTCCTCGACTTTCCCGCGAACACGCGCGGGAGTCGCCAATGGATGCGAGAGCTCGTCGAGAAAGTCCAGGCCACTCATTGTCTGCACTACCTCGACGTCTCGGACGAGGAGTGCAAGGCACGTCTGCGACTGCGCAACGAAACGGGCGCTCACGAATTCAAGACCAGTGACGCCGAGTTCGATGCAATAACGAAGTACTTCGTCCCCCCATTTCCGGATGAGGGCTTCACCGTCGTGACCTACCGCTAG